In Streptomyces sp. NBC_00414, a single window of DNA contains:
- a CDS encoding GntR family transcriptional regulator, which translates to MPPKSTQPKYRQIADYLREGILNGTYPAGQPLPSEESLAKQFGVTRPTVRQGLTELRASGLVEAIMGRGTFARSPHGRPSHTRPRGVRRAADGRYIEADGLRWTDAEPPVATRTDAPLALADLLRIPPGEPMFTYDALQTADQGHLRQLHRTYVPFSVLLDTKYEEEAPPPAPDLYNALAELGHELHFTEYIRTRMPLPDQAQALRLSDGVPLLHVLRVTLTETDKPLALEEFHLPGDELELSFRL; encoded by the coding sequence ATGCCGCCGAAGAGCACGCAGCCGAAGTACCGGCAGATCGCCGACTACCTGCGCGAAGGCATCCTGAACGGCACCTACCCGGCCGGCCAACCGCTCCCGTCCGAGGAGTCGTTGGCGAAGCAGTTCGGGGTGACGCGCCCGACGGTGCGCCAAGGGCTCACAGAGCTTCGGGCGTCGGGTCTGGTCGAGGCGATCATGGGCCGCGGTACGTTCGCCCGCTCCCCCCACGGCCGCCCCAGTCACACGCGCCCGCGCGGCGTACGCCGAGCTGCGGACGGGCGCTACATCGAAGCCGACGGCCTCCGATGGACAGACGCCGAGCCACCCGTAGCCACCCGTACCGACGCCCCGTTGGCCTTGGCGGACCTGCTCCGCATCCCGCCAGGCGAGCCGATGTTCACGTACGACGCCCTACAGACGGCAGACCAGGGCCACTTGCGGCAGCTCCACCGGACGTACGTGCCGTTCTCAGTACTCCTCGACACCAAGTACGAGGAGGAGGCCCCACCGCCGGCACCGGACCTCTACAACGCGCTCGCCGAGCTGGGCCACGAACTCCACTTCACGGAGTACATCCGCACCCGCATGCCCTTGCCGGACCAGGCTCAGGCCCTCCGGCTCTCGGACGGAGTTCCGCTTCTACACGTCCTCCGAGTGACGCTCACGGAGACAGATAAGCCCTTGGCACTGGAGGAGTTCCACTTGCCGGGCGACGAGTTGGAGCTCTCGTTCAGGCTGTAG